The following proteins are encoded in a genomic region of Nocardioides renjunii:
- a CDS encoding glycoside hydrolase family 3 protein, whose amino-acid sequence MSAALETSVDRLALQVLLPGFEGTTLPDDYRELLEQGLGGVCYFGSNTADGPDSIAALSAAVTAANPRAVIAVDEEGGDVSRLHTRTPSPVLGAAALGAADDLDLTEAVGRWVGAELAAVGITLDLAPDADVNCDPDNPVIGTRSFGADARQVAAHTAAWTRGLQSTGVAACAKHFPGHGDTATDSHLALPRIDVDATTLAERELVPFAAAVDSGIAAVMTSHIVVPAIDPDRPATLSPAVLALLRERLGFDGVIVSDALDMAGASAELGVPEASVRALAAGCDLLCIGPDKPASLVEEVRDAVVRAVAEGRLPLARLQDAASRVHAMQPAPAASSVGATDGPDADRQVGAAIRATTVDGRLPGLPGAIVLSVETVANIAVGEVAWGLAPDHRLDPAALPGGVPDDVPDDVPLVVQVRDAHRRPEVLAFLRSLASSGRTAVVVEWGWPGGHDVGLATISTRGSSGPGVAAVTELLREAGWTR is encoded by the coding sequence ATGAGCGCCGCACTGGAGACCTCCGTGGACCGCCTGGCGCTGCAGGTGCTGCTGCCCGGGTTCGAGGGCACCACGCTGCCCGACGACTACCGCGAGCTGCTCGAGCAGGGGCTCGGCGGCGTCTGCTACTTCGGCAGCAACACCGCCGACGGCCCCGACAGCATCGCCGCGCTCAGCGCCGCCGTCACCGCCGCCAACCCCCGCGCCGTCATCGCGGTGGACGAGGAGGGCGGCGACGTCAGCCGGCTCCACACGCGAACCCCCAGCCCGGTCCTGGGCGCCGCGGCGCTCGGCGCCGCTGACGACCTCGACCTGACCGAGGCGGTCGGGCGGTGGGTGGGCGCCGAGCTGGCCGCCGTCGGGATCACCCTCGACCTGGCCCCCGACGCCGACGTCAACTGCGACCCCGACAACCCCGTCATCGGCACCCGCAGCTTCGGCGCGGACGCCCGGCAGGTCGCCGCCCACACGGCCGCCTGGACCCGGGGACTCCAGTCCACCGGGGTCGCCGCGTGCGCCAAGCACTTCCCCGGCCACGGCGACACCGCCACCGACAGCCACCTCGCGCTGCCGCGCATCGACGTGGACGCCACCACGCTCGCCGAGCGTGAGCTCGTGCCGTTCGCCGCAGCGGTGGACAGCGGGATCGCCGCCGTGATGACGAGCCACATCGTGGTGCCGGCGATCGACCCGGACCGTCCGGCGACCCTCAGCCCGGCGGTGCTCGCCCTGCTGCGCGAGCGCCTCGGCTTCGACGGCGTGATCGTCAGCGACGCCCTCGACATGGCGGGCGCCTCGGCGGAGCTCGGCGTCCCGGAGGCGTCCGTACGCGCCCTCGCCGCCGGCTGCGACCTGCTGTGCATCGGTCCCGACAAGCCCGCCTCGCTGGTCGAGGAGGTCCGCGACGCGGTCGTCCGCGCCGTCGCGGAGGGTCGGCTCCCGCTCGCCCGGCTGCAGGACGCGGCATCACGCGTCCACGCGATGCAGCCGGCCCCGGCCGCGTCGTCCGTCGGCGCCACCGATGGTCCCGACGCCGACCGGCAGGTCGGGGCGGCGATCCGCGCGACGACGGTCGACGGGCGGCTGCCCGGCCTCCCGGGCGCGATCGTCCTCAGCGTCGAGACCGTCGCCAACATCGCCGTCGGCGAGGTGGCGTGGGGACTGGCACCCGACCATCGCCTCGACCCGGCCGCGCTGCCAGGCGGTGTCCCGGACGACGTGCCCGACGACGTCCCGCTCGTGGTGCAGGTCCGCGACGCCCACCGGCGCCCCGAGGTGCTGGCCTTCCTCCGCTCGCTGGCCTCGTCGGGGCGCACCGCGGTCGTGGTCGAGTGGGGCTGGCCGGGCGGCCACGACGTCGGGCTGGCCACCATCAGCACCCGCGGCTCGTCCGGACCGGGCGTGGCCGCTGTCACCGAGCTGCTGCGAGAGGCAGGGTGGACGCGGTGA